Proteins found in one Deltaproteobacteria bacterium genomic segment:
- the glk gene encoding glucokinase — translation MRRILVGDIGGTTSRLGIFEEGRILARQDFPSRNFGSFEEILEPYLKDLSVPRPRVACIAVAGVVEENRARVTNLPWVVDGNAILERTGFASFRLVNDFEAVAWGMPALTREHLVQIGGQETQGENQVRAVLGAGTGLGEAVIVPCPDGPKVLATEGGHTDFAPRNPLEIRLLEYLLMKTAPVSIEHVLSGPGLVRIRAFLAHERANPQAVEDPAEITRCALNGTDPVSVEALEVFCGIYGAEAGNLALRTLALGGVYVAGGIAPKILPFLSKGVFREAFESKGKMRKVLERIPVFIVTHPEIGLIGAARAALSL, via the coding sequence GTGAGGAGGATACTCGTCGGTGACATCGGTGGAACCACGAGCCGTCTCGGGATCTTCGAGGAAGGCCGCATCCTCGCTCGTCAGGACTTTCCCTCCCGGAATTTCGGAAGTTTCGAGGAGATCCTCGAGCCTTACCTAAAGGATCTTTCCGTACCCCGGCCGAGGGTGGCCTGCATCGCCGTGGCCGGCGTCGTCGAAGAAAATCGGGCCCGGGTGACCAATCTTCCCTGGGTGGTGGACGGCAATGCCATTCTGGAAAGGACAGGATTTGCGTCGTTTCGGCTCGTCAACGACTTCGAGGCAGTGGCGTGGGGGATGCCCGCCCTCACCCGGGAACACCTCGTGCAGATCGGAGGTCAGGAGACCCAAGGGGAAAACCAGGTCCGGGCCGTGCTCGGAGCGGGGACCGGGCTGGGTGAGGCAGTCATCGTCCCATGCCCCGATGGGCCAAAGGTCCTTGCTACCGAGGGAGGGCACACGGATTTCGCCCCGCGAAATCCTCTGGAGATCCGTCTCCTCGAATATCTCCTCATGAAAACGGCCCCTGTAAGCATCGAGCACGTACTCTCCGGCCCCGGTCTTGTCAGGATCCGTGCATTTCTCGCCCACGAACGGGCAAACCCCCAGGCTGTGGAAGACCCAGCGGAGATCACTCGATGCGCCCTCAACGGAACAGACCCCGTGAGCGTAGAGGCCCTTGAGGTCTTCTGCGGGATCTACGGGGCGGAGGCGGGAAATCTGGCGCTCAGGACCCTTGCCCTCGGCGGGGTGTATGTCGCCGGAGGGATCGCGCCCAAGATCCTCCCATTCCTCTCCAAAGGGGTATTTCGCGAGGCCTTCGAGTCAAAGGGAAAGATGCGAAAGGTCCTCGAAAGGATCCCCGTCTTTATCGTCACCCACCCTGAGATCGGGCTCATCGGGGCTGCCCGGGCCGCCCTTTCGTTATGA